A single Streptomyces mirabilis DNA region contains:
- a CDS encoding MBL fold metallo-hydrolase — protein MKVTWEEAGWEQLTPRVGRRRLPVWDCTVGLVVGEGGALIVDAGSSLAEGARLRGEAQALAGRRVTFLALTHPHFDHVLGAAAFAGAEVLVAGGSAEVYEHGREELYADAVRGGLDARAAEDAADTLVRPRHYVWGTWHLELTGGVEVLLVRTGEGHTAHDLVVVVPGEPTVVFCGDLVEESGEPQAGPDAVPSRWPGALDRLLDLGGEDALYVPGHGAVVDAGFVRSQRDALAARFGVPGSATAGLATPGLATPGFATPGFATPGFDASDFGVSR, from the coding sequence ATGAAGGTGACTTGGGAAGAGGCAGGGTGGGAGCAGCTGACACCGCGGGTGGGGCGGCGGCGGCTTCCGGTCTGGGACTGCACGGTCGGGCTGGTCGTGGGCGAGGGCGGGGCGCTGATCGTCGACGCGGGGTCGAGCCTCGCGGAGGGCGCACGGTTGCGCGGGGAGGCGCAGGCGCTCGCCGGCCGCCGTGTGACCTTCCTCGCGCTCACCCACCCCCACTTCGACCATGTCCTCGGCGCCGCGGCGTTCGCGGGCGCGGAGGTCCTCGTCGCGGGCGGCTCGGCCGAGGTGTACGAGCACGGGCGCGAGGAGCTGTACGCGGACGCTGTGCGGGGCGGGCTGGATGCGCGGGCGGCGGAGGACGCGGCGGACACCCTGGTGCGTCCCCGGCACTACGTGTGGGGCACCTGGCATCTCGAGCTGACCGGCGGCGTCGAGGTCCTGCTGGTGCGGACGGGCGAGGGCCACACCGCCCACGACCTCGTGGTCGTGGTGCCGGGCGAGCCGACGGTGGTGTTCTGCGGCGACCTGGTCGAGGAGTCCGGCGAGCCCCAGGCGGGCCCCGACGCCGTACCGTCGCGCTGGCCCGGGGCCCTTGACCGGTTGCTCGACCTCGGCGGGGAGGACGCGCTGTACGTGCCCGGTCACGGGGCGGTCGTGGACGCCGGGTTCGTGCGGTCCCAGCGGGACGCGTTGGCCGCGCGTTTCGGCGTGCCGGGTTCCGCCACGGCCGGTCTCGCCACGCCCGGTCTCGCCACGCCGGGTTTCGCCACGCCCGGTTTCGCCACGCCCGGTTTCGACGCGTCGGATTTCGGCGTGTCGCGGTGA
- a CDS encoding DUF3097 domain-containing protein: MRQYSPDLTPPWKKPKPVPEVPAEPGLVVEEPATGFCGAVIRCEAGTVTLEDRFGKHRVFPLEPRGFLLEGRVVTLTRPSPSSTAVRPTRTASGSVAVPGARARVARAGRIYVEGRHDAELVERVWGDDLRIEGVVVEYLEGVDDLPAIVADFSPGPDARLGVLVDHLVPGSKESRIAASVTSEHALVLGHPYIDIWEAVKPSSVGIPSWPRVPHGQDWKTGVCRALGWPENTGAAWQHILSRVHSYKDLQPELLGRVEELIDFVTAPH, encoded by the coding sequence ATGCGCCAGTACTCTCCGGACCTGACTCCGCCGTGGAAGAAGCCCAAGCCCGTGCCGGAGGTTCCGGCGGAGCCGGGCCTGGTGGTCGAGGAGCCGGCTACCGGCTTCTGCGGTGCGGTGATCCGCTGCGAGGCGGGCACGGTGACGCTGGAGGACCGCTTCGGCAAGCACCGCGTGTTCCCGCTGGAACCGCGCGGCTTCCTCCTGGAGGGCCGGGTAGTCACTCTCACCCGCCCCTCTCCCTCCAGCACCGCCGTCCGTCCCACCCGCACGGCCTCCGGTTCGGTGGCCGTCCCCGGCGCGCGGGCCCGGGTCGCCCGTGCCGGCCGGATCTACGTGGAGGGCCGCCACGACGCCGAGCTGGTCGAACGGGTCTGGGGCGACGATCTGCGCATCGAGGGCGTCGTGGTCGAGTACCTGGAGGGCGTCGACGACCTGCCCGCGATCGTGGCGGACTTCTCGCCCGGGCCGGACGCCCGCCTCGGCGTCCTCGTCGACCACCTGGTGCCCGGCAGCAAGGAGTCGCGTATCGCGGCGTCGGTCACGAGCGAGCACGCCTTGGTCCTCGGCCATCCCTACATCGACATCTGGGAAGCCGTGAAGCCGTCCTCCGTAGGCATCCCGTCCTGGCCCCGGGTCCCCCACGGCCAGGACTGGAAGACCGGCGTCTGCCGCGCCCTCGGCTGGCCCGAGAACACCGGCGCCGCCTGGCAGCACATCCTGTCCCGCGTCCACTCCTACAAGGACCTGCAGCCGGAGCTCCTGGGCCGAGTGGAAGAACTCATCGACTTCGTCACAGCCCCCCACTGA
- the dnaJ gene encoding molecular chaperone DnaJ, with translation MATDYYAVLGVRRDASQDEIKKAFRRLARELHPDVNPDPKTQERFKEINAAYEVLSDPQKKQVYDLGGDPLSQSGGGGAGGFGAGGFGNFSDIMDAFFGTASQRGPRSRTRRGQDAMIRLEIELDEAAFGTTKDIQVDTAVVCATCNGEGAAPGTSAQTCDMCRGRGEVSQVTRSFLGQVMTSRPCPQCQGFGTVVPTPCPECAGDGRVRSRRTLTVKIPAGVDNGTRIQLAGEGEVGPGGGPAGDLYVEIHELPHSTFQRRGDDLHCTVTIPMTAASLGTKVPLETLDGLEEVDIRPGTQSGQSIPLHGRGVTHLRGGGRGDLIVHVEVTTPTKLDPEQERLLRELAQLRGEERPTGQFQPGQQGLFSRLKDAFNGR, from the coding sequence GTGGCCACGGACTACTACGCCGTACTCGGCGTGCGCCGCGACGCGTCCCAGGACGAGATCAAGAAGGCCTTCCGGCGGCTCGCACGCGAGCTGCACCCGGACGTCAATCCCGATCCGAAGACGCAGGAGCGGTTCAAGGAGATCAACGCCGCGTACGAGGTGTTGTCGGACCCGCAGAAGAAGCAGGTCTACGACCTCGGCGGCGACCCGCTGTCCCAGTCGGGCGGCGGCGGTGCGGGCGGCTTCGGCGCCGGTGGGTTCGGGAACTTCTCGGACATCATGGACGCCTTCTTCGGTACGGCGTCGCAGCGCGGTCCGCGGTCGCGTACGCGGCGTGGCCAGGACGCCATGATCCGGCTCGAGATCGAGCTGGACGAGGCGGCCTTCGGCACGACGAAGGACATCCAGGTCGACACGGCCGTCGTCTGCGCCACCTGCAACGGTGAGGGCGCGGCGCCGGGTACCTCGGCCCAGACCTGTGACATGTGTCGCGGGCGGGGTGAGGTGTCCCAGGTCACGCGGTCCTTCCTCGGGCAGGTCATGACCTCCCGGCCGTGTCCGCAGTGCCAGGGCTTCGGGACCGTCGTCCCGACTCCCTGCCCCGAGTGCGCCGGTGACGGGCGGGTCCGGTCGCGTCGCACGCTGACCGTCAAGATCCCCGCCGGTGTCGACAACGGCACGCGGATCCAGCTCGCGGGCGAGGGCGAGGTCGGGCCCGGTGGCGGTCCCGCCGGTGACCTCTACGTCGAGATCCACGAGCTGCCGCACTCCACGTTCCAGCGGCGCGGGGACGATCTGCACTGCACGGTGACCATTCCGATGACCGCGGCCTCGCTCGGCACCAAGGTGCCGCTGGAGACCCTCGACGGTCTCGAGGAGGTCGACATCCGTCCGGGCACGCAGTCCGGGCAGTCGATCCCGCTGCACGGGCGGGGTGTCACGCATCTGCGCGGCGGCGGCCGGGGTGACCTCATCGTGCATGTCGAGGTGACCACGCCCACGAAGCTCGATCCCGAGCAGGAGCGGTTGCTGCGGGAGCTGGCGCAGCTGCGGGGGGAGGAGCGGCCCACCGGGCAGTTCCAGCCCGGGCAGCAGGGCCTGTTCTCGCGCCTGAAGGACGCGTTCAACGGTCGCTGA
- a CDS encoding ATP-binding SpoIIE family protein phosphatase: MGAIPTQRESQPDSTALAPGTPAHYRAGQEAMARAALPGTPLAPGAARRMVRETLADWGELALPGAEIVRERLAEDAVLVVSELVTNAVVHAGTDVELLCRLEITDGGAVGAVVVEVSDHHPSRAVREESAERAYGIPEYGRGLRLVASLSEAWGITYRTGVKTVWARLPVDGGLSVDEGLGVQGGLGVESGLGVEGGLGVESGLGVEGGLRVESGLGVKGELGVEGGLGVEGGLSVGGGLGVERGLSVGGGFGVDRGMGVGPGMTEAAGLSAGSGLADGFGLPGGIGVPGGTGLVGETGPADETGLVGERVAPEPRQRPQQDGDWLNRGALSFLAEASDLLAGQLDEDLVAALAGQLLVPRLADWCAVWLEDEATDRAGGLGLALGPRLARVWHGSENRIEELRRALEKDPPRLPDSVRSRAVPVPWPGEASGPGEALGTGQVPGQTGGTGGVSGAALAYRLIAGGRPLGTLVIGRAGLAAFPDEITGLVEDLSRRIALAIGAARQYARQATISRVLQRGLLPGAVAEIPGVRSALVYEPLDKGGPSGDFYDLFPAGDGRWCFVLGDVQGKGPEAAVVIGLARPWVRLLAREGYHVADVLDRLNQLLLDDATEAADAAARALVATGGPGLGPDEGPQTRFLSMLYGELVPFEGGVRCTLASAGHPLPLILGPDGDVREVAEPQTLLGVFEDATYVSETFDLYPGDTVLCVTDGVTERRSGPRQFDDDEGLAEALAGCTGLSAELVAERIRRLVHEFGSKPPEDDLALLVLQAEWEE; the protein is encoded by the coding sequence GTGGGGGCCATTCCGACGCAACGGGAGTCGCAACCGGACTCCACGGCGCTTGCCCCTGGTACGCCCGCGCACTACCGCGCGGGTCAGGAAGCCATGGCGCGCGCCGCGCTGCCGGGCACTCCGCTCGCGCCCGGCGCCGCCCGCCGCATGGTGCGCGAGACGCTCGCCGACTGGGGGGAACTCGCCCTGCCCGGCGCCGAGATCGTCCGAGAGCGCCTCGCCGAGGACGCCGTCCTGGTGGTCAGCGAACTCGTCACCAACGCCGTCGTGCACGCGGGCACCGACGTCGAGCTGCTGTGCCGGCTGGAGATCACCGACGGCGGTGCGGTGGGCGCGGTGGTCGTCGAGGTCTCCGACCACCATCCCTCGCGGGCGGTACGCGAGGAGTCGGCCGAACGGGCGTACGGCATACCGGAGTACGGGCGGGGGCTGCGGTTGGTCGCCTCCCTGTCGGAGGCGTGGGGGATCACGTATCGGACCGGGGTCAAGACGGTGTGGGCGCGGCTGCCCGTGGACGGGGGGCTGAGCGTCGACGAGGGGCTGGGCGTCCAGGGCGGGTTGGGCGTCGAGAGCGGATTGGGCGTTGAAGGCGGGTTGGGCGTCGAGAGCGGATTGGGCGTTGAAGGCGGGTTGCGTGTTGAGAGCGGGTTGGGTGTCAAGGGTGAGTTGGGTGTTGAAGGCGGGCTGGGTGTTGAAGGTGGGCTGAGTGTCGGTGGTGGGTTGGGTGTTGAGCGTGGGTTGAGTGTGGGTGGTGGGTTCGGTGTCGACAGGGGGATGGGTGTCGGGCCGGGAATGACGGAAGCCGCGGGACTTTCCGCCGGTTCGGGGTTGGCCGACGGATTCGGACTGCCGGGCGGAATCGGGGTGCCGGGCGGGACGGGACTGGTCGGCGAGACGGGGCCGGCTGACGAGACGGGACTGGTCGGCGAGAGGGTCGCCCCCGAACCGCGGCAGAGGCCGCAACAGGACGGCGACTGGCTCAACCGCGGCGCCCTCTCCTTCCTCGCCGAGGCCTCCGACCTGCTCGCCGGGCAGCTCGACGAGGACCTCGTCGCCGCGCTCGCCGGACAGCTCCTCGTACCGCGGCTCGCCGACTGGTGTGCCGTATGGCTGGAGGACGAGGCCACCGACCGGGCGGGTGGGCTCGGGCTGGCCCTGGGACCCCGGCTCGCCCGGGTCTGGCACGGCAGTGAGAACCGGATCGAGGAGCTGCGGCGGGCCCTGGAGAAGGATCCGCCACGGTTGCCGGACTCGGTGCGGTCCCGGGCGGTGCCGGTGCCCTGGCCGGGGGAGGCGTCTGGACCGGGAGAGGCCTTGGGCACGGGGCAGGTGCCGGGGCAGACGGGTGGCACGGGCGGAGTGAGCGGGGCGGCGCTCGCGTACCGGCTGATCGCGGGCGGCCGGCCGCTCGGCACCCTCGTCATCGGCCGGGCCGGACTGGCCGCCTTCCCCGACGAGATCACCGGGCTCGTCGAGGACCTCAGCCGGCGGATCGCCCTCGCCATCGGCGCGGCCCGCCAGTACGCGCGCCAGGCCACCATCAGCCGGGTCCTCCAGCGGGGACTGCTGCCCGGCGCGGTAGCCGAGATCCCCGGGGTGCGCAGCGCCCTCGTGTACGAGCCGCTCGACAAGGGCGGACCCAGTGGTGACTTCTACGACCTGTTCCCCGCGGGCGACGGGCGCTGGTGCTTCGTCCTCGGCGACGTCCAGGGCAAGGGGCCCGAGGCCGCCGTCGTGATCGGCCTGGCCCGGCCCTGGGTGCGACTGCTGGCCCGCGAGGGCTACCACGTCGCGGACGTGCTCGACCGCCTCAACCAGCTCCTCCTCGACGACGCGACGGAGGCGGCGGACGCGGCGGCCCGTGCGCTGGTGGCGACGGGCGGGCCGGGTCTCGGCCCCGACGAGGGTCCACAGACCCGTTTCCTCTCCATGCTGTACGGCGAGCTGGTGCCCTTCGAGGGCGGCGTACGCTGCACCCTCGCCTCCGCCGGGCACCCGCTGCCGCTGATCCTCGGCCCCGACGGCGACGTACGGGAGGTGGCCGAGCCGCAGACCCTCCTCGGTGTCTTCGAGGACGCGACCTACGTCTCCGAGACCTTCGACCTGTACCCCGGCGACACCGTCCTGTGTGTCACCGACGGAGTGACGGAGCGCCGCAGCGGGCCGCGCCAGTTCGATGACGACGAAGGGCTCGCGGAGGCCCTCGCGGGCTGTACGGGGCTGAGCGCCGAGCTCGTCGCGGAACGCATCCGGCGACTCGTGCACGAGTTCGGCAGCAAGCCGCCGGAGGACGACCTGGCGTTGTTGGTGCTGCAGGCGGAGTGGGAGGAATAG
- a CDS encoding nitronate monooxygenase, whose protein sequence is MSTALTDLFPHPIVQAPMAGGVSVPHLAAAVSEAGGLGFLAAGYKTADGMYQEIKQLRGLTGRPFGVNLFVPQPEYADPAAVEVYAHQLAGESSWYETELGEPDSGRDDGYDAKLAVLHDNPVPVVSFHFGIPSPDVLDSLRRAGTLTVITATTAEEALAVQRAGADAVIAQGVEAGGHQGTHRDNPETDGTGIGLLSLIAQVRETVDIPIIAAGGIMRGSQIAAVLAAGANAAQLGTAFLATPESGANAVHKQALTNPLFVRTELTRAFSGRPARGLVNRFMREHGPYAPAAYPEVHHLTSPLRKAAAKAGDAQGMALWAGQGHRMARELSAGQLVEVLSAELEAARTALSAAGEAGGEVR, encoded by the coding sequence ATGTCCACCGCACTGACCGATCTCTTCCCTCACCCGATCGTGCAGGCCCCCATGGCGGGCGGCGTCTCCGTCCCGCATCTCGCGGCCGCCGTGTCCGAGGCGGGCGGGCTCGGGTTCCTCGCCGCCGGGTACAAGACCGCCGACGGCATGTACCAGGAGATCAAGCAGTTGCGCGGGCTCACGGGCCGCCCCTTCGGGGTCAATCTGTTCGTGCCGCAGCCCGAGTACGCGGACCCCGCCGCGGTCGAGGTCTACGCCCACCAGCTCGCGGGCGAGTCCTCCTGGTACGAGACCGAACTCGGTGAACCGGACAGCGGTCGTGACGACGGCTACGACGCCAAGCTCGCCGTCCTCCACGACAACCCGGTGCCGGTGGTCTCGTTCCACTTCGGCATCCCGAGCCCCGACGTCCTGGACTCCCTGCGCCGCGCCGGCACACTCACCGTGATCACCGCGACCACGGCCGAGGAGGCCCTCGCCGTCCAGCGGGCCGGCGCCGACGCGGTCATCGCACAGGGTGTGGAGGCGGGCGGCCACCAGGGCACCCACCGCGACAACCCGGAGACGGACGGTACGGGTATCGGGCTGCTGTCGCTGATCGCGCAGGTCCGCGAGACCGTGGACATCCCGATCATCGCCGCCGGCGGCATCATGCGCGGCAGCCAGATCGCCGCGGTGCTCGCCGCGGGTGCGAACGCGGCACAGCTCGGCACCGCGTTCCTCGCCACCCCGGAGTCCGGCGCCAACGCCGTGCACAAGCAGGCGCTGACCAACCCGCTGTTCGTGCGGACGGAGCTGACGCGCGCGTTCTCCGGGCGGCCGGCGCGCGGCCTGGTGAACCGCTTCATGCGTGAGCACGGCCCGTACGCGCCCGCCGCGTATCCCGAGGTCCACCACCTCACCTCCCCGTTGCGCAAGGCGGCCGCCAAGGCGGGCGACGCGCAGGGCATGGCGCTGTGGGCGGGGCAGGGGCACCGCATGGCGCGCGAGCTGTCCGCCGGGCAGCTGGTGGAGGTGCTGAGCGCGGAGCTCGAGGCGGCCAGGACAGCGTTGTCGGCCGCCGGGGAAGCGGGGGGTGAGGTTCGATGA
- a CDS encoding VOC family protein codes for MELAQVRLLVSDFPVCYRFYAEVLGLKPQSGATEGPYEKFSPTAGSAGIALQDRAMMARILGELGDSASGHRSLVVLRVDDLDSYCEAITSRGAVLVHGPDFMTDRMRVAHLKDPEGNLVELQEWLLLRT; via the coding sequence TTGGAACTCGCCCAAGTACGGTTGCTCGTCTCGGACTTCCCGGTCTGCTACCGCTTCTACGCGGAGGTCCTCGGCCTCAAGCCCCAGTCGGGCGCGACCGAAGGACCGTACGAGAAGTTCAGTCCCACCGCCGGTTCGGCGGGCATCGCGCTCCAGGACCGCGCGATGATGGCCCGGATACTGGGTGAACTGGGCGACTCGGCGAGCGGCCACCGTTCCCTGGTGGTCCTGCGCGTCGATGACCTGGACTCCTACTGCGAGGCCATCACCTCGCGCGGCGCCGTCCTCGTCCACGGCCCGGACTTCATGACGGACCGGATGCGGGTCGCCCACCTCAAGGACCCCGAGGGCAACCTGGTGGAACTTCAGGAGTGGCTCCTCCTGCGGACCTGA
- the hrcA gene encoding heat-inducible transcriptional repressor HrcA has product MLSERRLEVLRAIVQDYVGTDEPVAVGSKALTERHRLGVSPATVRNDMAALEDEGYIAQPHTSAGRIPTDKGYRLFVDKLAGVKPMTAPERRAIQNFLDGAVDLDDVVGRTVRLLAQLTRQVAVVQYPSLTRSTVRHVELLSLAPARVMLVLITDTGRVEQRMIDCPAPFGETSLADLRARLNSRVAGRRFADVPQLVQDLPDAFEAEDRGTVATVLSTLLETLVEETEERLMIGGTANLTRFGHDFPLTIRPVLEALEEQVVLLKLLGEAGDSSMTVRIGHENAYEGLNSTSVVSVGYGSGGEAVAKLGVVGPTRMDYPGTMGAVRAVARYVGQILAES; this is encoded by the coding sequence ATGCTCAGTGAACGCAGGCTCGAAGTGCTGCGCGCCATCGTCCAGGACTATGTCGGCACCGACGAACCGGTCGCGGTCGGGTCCAAGGCGCTGACCGAGCGGCACCGGCTGGGAGTGTCCCCGGCCACCGTCCGCAACGACATGGCGGCCCTGGAGGACGAGGGGTACATCGCCCAGCCGCACACCAGCGCCGGGCGGATCCCCACCGACAAGGGCTACCGGCTCTTCGTCGACAAGCTCGCCGGCGTCAAGCCGATGACCGCGCCCGAGCGGCGGGCCATTCAGAACTTCCTGGACGGCGCGGTCGACCTGGACGACGTCGTCGGGCGGACGGTGCGGCTGCTCGCGCAGCTGACCCGGCAGGTCGCCGTCGTGCAGTATCCGTCGCTGACGAGATCGACCGTGCGGCACGTGGAGCTGCTGTCCCTCGCCCCTGCTCGTGTGATGCTCGTGCTGATCACGGACACCGGGCGGGTCGAGCAGCGCATGATCGACTGCCCGGCCCCGTTCGGAGAAACGTCTCTCGCGGATCTGCGGGCCCGGCTCAACAGCAGGGTCGCGGGCCGTCGCTTCGCGGACGTCCCGCAGCTCGTGCAGGACCTCCCGGACGCGTTCGAGGCGGAGGACCGGGGTACGGTCGCGACGGTGCTCTCCACTCTTCTGGAGACGCTCGTCGAGGAGACCGAGGAGCGGCTGATGATCGGCGGAACCGCCAATCTGACGCGCTTCGGACATGACTTCCCTCTCACCATCCGGCCGGTGCTCGAAGCGCTGGAGGAGCAGGTCGTGCTTCTCAAGTTGCTTGGTGAGGCCGGGGATTCGAGCATGACCGTGCGAATCGGTCACGAGAACGCGTATGAGGGACTCAACTCCACGTCCGTGGTCTCGGTCGGCTACGGTTCGGGCGGCGAGGCAGTAGCCAAACTCGGCGTGGTCGGCCCGACCCGCATGGATTACCCGGGAACGATGGGAGCGGTACGCGCAGTGGCACGGTACGTCGGACAGATCCTGGCGGAGTCGTAA
- a CDS encoding 16S rRNA (uracil(1498)-N(3))-methyltransferase — translation MTAPVFVVEHFDADGVGRHVLDGSEGRHAVSVKRLNPGEDVVLTDGAGRWAQCVVVATEGKDRLIVQMDSVAEEPVEEPRVTVVQALPKGDRGELAVETMTETGVDAIVPWAASRCITQWKGERGLKALAKWRATAREAGKQSRRVRFPEVADAATTKQVAALLAKADFAAVLHESGAEPLATAELPERGEIVLVIGPEGGVSPEELALFAESGAKAYRLGRSVLRTSTAGTAATALLLGRTGRWS, via the coding sequence ATGACGGCACCGGTGTTCGTGGTCGAGCACTTCGACGCGGACGGCGTCGGACGGCATGTCCTCGACGGCTCGGAGGGGCGGCACGCCGTCTCCGTGAAGCGGCTGAACCCCGGCGAGGACGTCGTCCTCACGGACGGGGCCGGGCGCTGGGCCCAGTGCGTGGTCGTCGCCACCGAGGGCAAGGACCGCCTGATCGTCCAGATGGACTCCGTGGCCGAGGAGCCGGTGGAGGAGCCCCGTGTCACCGTCGTCCAGGCGCTTCCCAAGGGCGACCGGGGCGAGCTGGCCGTCGAGACCATGACCGAGACCGGCGTCGACGCGATCGTCCCCTGGGCCGCCTCCCGCTGCATCACCCAGTGGAAGGGCGAGCGGGGTCTGAAGGCGCTCGCCAAGTGGCGGGCCACGGCCCGGGAGGCCGGCAAGCAGTCGCGCCGGGTGCGTTTCCCGGAGGTCGCGGACGCGGCGACGACCAAGCAGGTTGCTGCGCTTCTCGCCAAAGCCGACTTCGCGGCCGTTCTGCACGAGAGTGGCGCCGAACCCCTGGCCACGGCCGAACTGCCCGAGCGGGGCGAGATCGTGCTCGTGATCGGCCCGGAAGGAGGCGTCTCTCCCGAGGAGCTGGCGCTCTTCGCGGAGTCGGGTGCTAAGGCGTACCGGCTCGGGCGTAGCGTGCTGCGTACCTCGACCGCCGGGACCGCGGCGACCGCGCTGCTGCTCGGGCGCACCGGCCGCTGGTCCTGA
- the hemW gene encoding radical SAM family heme chaperone HemW, translating to MPSALPDGEPVPDDGALPAHALAGAAERPLGFYLHVPYCATRCGYCDFNTYTATELRGTGGVLASRDNYAETLIDEVRLARKVLGDDPRPVRTVFVGGGTPTLLAADDLVRMLGAIRDEFGLADDAEITTEANPESVDPRYLETLRTGGFNRISFGMQSARQHVLKVLDRTHTPGRPEACVAEARAAGFEHVNLDLIYGTPGESDDDWRASLDAALGAGPDHVSAYALIVEEGTQLARRIRRGEVPMTDDDVHADRYLIADEVLSGAGFDWYEVSNWATSAAGRCLHNELYWRGADWWGAGPGAHSHVGGVRWWNVKHPGAYAGALAAGRSPGAGRELLSEEDRRVERILLELRLREGCPLSLLRVEGLAAAGRALSEGLLESGPYGEGRAVLTLRGRLLADAVVRDLVD from the coding sequence ATGCCTTCCGCACTTCCCGACGGTGAGCCCGTCCCCGACGACGGGGCGCTGCCCGCGCACGCCCTGGCCGGAGCCGCCGAGCGCCCCCTCGGTTTCTACCTCCACGTGCCGTACTGCGCGACCCGCTGCGGCTACTGCGACTTCAACACCTACACGGCGACCGAGCTGCGGGGCACCGGAGGCGTGCTCGCCTCCCGCGACAACTACGCGGAGACGCTGATCGACGAGGTCCGGCTCGCCCGCAAGGTCCTCGGCGACGACCCGCGACCCGTCCGTACGGTGTTCGTCGGCGGCGGTACGCCCACGTTGCTGGCCGCCGACGACCTCGTACGGATGCTGGGGGCGATCCGGGACGAGTTCGGGCTCGCGGACGACGCGGAGATCACGACCGAGGCGAACCCGGAGTCGGTTGATCCGCGGTATCTGGAGACGCTCAGGACCGGAGGGTTCAACCGGATCTCCTTCGGCATGCAGAGCGCCCGGCAGCACGTCCTCAAGGTGCTCGACCGTACGCACACCCCCGGCCGGCCCGAGGCGTGTGTCGCGGAGGCGCGTGCGGCCGGGTTCGAGCATGTGAACCTCGACCTGATCTACGGCACGCCCGGTGAGTCCGACGACGACTGGCGGGCCTCGCTCGACGCCGCGCTCGGTGCCGGGCCCGACCATGTCTCCGCGTACGCGCTGATCGTCGAGGAGGGGACGCAGCTCGCCCGCCGTATCCGGCGGGGCGAGGTGCCGATGACGGACGACGATGTGCATGCGGACCGGTATCTGATCGCCGACGAGGTGCTGTCCGGGGCGGGGTTCGACTGGTACGAGGTGTCGAACTGGGCCACTTCCGCCGCCGGGCGGTGCCTGCACAACGAGCTGTACTGGCGGGGCGCCGACTGGTGGGGGGCCGGGCCCGGGGCCCACAGTCACGTGGGCGGGGTGCGGTGGTGGAACGTGAAGCATCCCGGGGCGTATGCGGGGGCGTTGGCCGCGGGGCGGTCTCCGGGGGCGGGGCGTGAGCTGCTCTCGGAGGAGGACCGGCGGGTGGAGCGGATTCTGCTCGAGCTGCGGCTTCGGGAGGGGTGTCCGTTGTCGCTGCTGCGGGTGGAGGGGCTTGCGGCGGCGGGGCGTGCGTTGTCGGAGGGGTTGCTCGAATCCGGGCCGTATGGCGAGGGGCGGGCCGTGCTTACGTTGCGGGGGCGGTTGCTGGCGGACGCGGTGGTAAGAGACCTGGTGGACTGA